In the genome of Candoia aspera isolate rCanAsp1 chromosome 1, rCanAsp1.hap2, whole genome shotgun sequence, one region contains:
- the LIN7C gene encoding protein lin-7 homolog C isoform X1, protein MAALGEPVRLERDICRAIELLEKLQRSGEVPPQKLQALQRVLQSEFCHAVREVYEHVYETVDISSSPEVRANATAKATVAAFAASEGHSHPRVVELPKTEEGLGFNIMGGKEQNSPIYISRIIPGGIADRHGGLKRGDQLLSVNGVSVEGEHHEKAVELLKAAQGKVKLVVRYTPKVLEEMESRFEKMRSAKRRQQN, encoded by the exons ACATCTGTCGAGCTATTGAGTTGCTGGAAAAGTTGCAGAGGAGTGGTGAGGTGCCCCCTCAAAAATTGCAGGCTTTACAAAGGGTCCTTCAAAGTGAATTTTGTCATGCAGTAAGGgag GTATATGAGCATGTATATGAGACTGTGGACATCAGTAGTAGCCCAGAAGTGAGAGCTAATGCTACAGCAAAG GCTACTGTTGCTGCTTTTGCTGCCAGTGAAGGTCATTCACATCCCAGAGTCGTCGAACTTCCAAAAACAGAAGAAGGGCTTGGATTCAACATCATGGGTGGCAAGGAGCAAAATTCTCCAATCTATATATCCCGAATTATCCCAGGTGGTATTGCTGATAGACACGGGGGATTGAAGCGTGGAGACCAACTTCTTTCTGTAAACGGAGTG agtgttGAAGGGGAACACCATGAAAAAGCTGTAGAATTGCTAAAAGCAGCTCAAGGAAAAGTTAAGCTGGTTGTACGCTATACACCCAAAGTCCTGGAAGAGATGGAATCACGATTTGAAAAAATGAGATCAGCAAAACGCAGGCAACAGAATTAA
- the LIN7C gene encoding protein lin-7 homolog C isoform X2, with translation MLTMAKDICRAIELLEKLQRSGEVPPQKLQALQRVLQSEFCHAVREVYEHVYETVDISSSPEVRANATAKATVAAFAASEGHSHPRVVELPKTEEGLGFNIMGGKEQNSPIYISRIIPGGIADRHGGLKRGDQLLSVNGVSVEGEHHEKAVELLKAAQGKVKLVVRYTPKVLEEMESRFEKMRSAKRRQQN, from the exons ACATCTGTCGAGCTATTGAGTTGCTGGAAAAGTTGCAGAGGAGTGGTGAGGTGCCCCCTCAAAAATTGCAGGCTTTACAAAGGGTCCTTCAAAGTGAATTTTGTCATGCAGTAAGGgag GTATATGAGCATGTATATGAGACTGTGGACATCAGTAGTAGCCCAGAAGTGAGAGCTAATGCTACAGCAAAG GCTACTGTTGCTGCTTTTGCTGCCAGTGAAGGTCATTCACATCCCAGAGTCGTCGAACTTCCAAAAACAGAAGAAGGGCTTGGATTCAACATCATGGGTGGCAAGGAGCAAAATTCTCCAATCTATATATCCCGAATTATCCCAGGTGGTATTGCTGATAGACACGGGGGATTGAAGCGTGGAGACCAACTTCTTTCTGTAAACGGAGTG agtgttGAAGGGGAACACCATGAAAAAGCTGTAGAATTGCTAAAAGCAGCTCAAGGAAAAGTTAAGCTGGTTGTACGCTATACACCCAAAGTCCTGGAAGAGATGGAATCACGATTTGAAAAAATGAGATCAGCAAAACGCAGGCAACAGAATTAA